Below is a genomic region from Mus caroli chromosome 13, CAROLI_EIJ_v1.1, whole genome shotgun sequence.
CCACAGGACAGATTTCTACTGTCTAGCTCCAGCCTGTAATGCCTGCAACAGGACCTGGCATACAGACAGCCTTGGgtaccatttctttcttctttttaaataattttctttgtcattttcttttatgtagatgggtgttttgcctgcatgtatgtctggtacccacagaagccagaagaggatgtaaGACGCCTTGGAAGAGGAGTGAGAGACGGTCGAGAGctgcaagcagccagtgctcttaactactaagccatctcttctgctcaggtatcgttttttgtttttgagacagggtttctctatgtagctctggctgtcctggaacttgctctgtagatcagactggcctcgaactcagacatacagctgtctctgcctccaagtgctgggattaaaggcttgtgccaccacctctACCACCAGGCTGGCTCcattttttaacttcttttttttttttaaagatttatttatttattatatgtaagtacactgtagctgtcttcagacacactttattatatgtaagtacactgtagctgtcttcagacacaccagaagagggagtcagatctcattacagatggttgtgagccaccatgtggttgctgggatttgaactctggaccttcggaagagcagtcggtgctcttacccactgagccatctcaccttcTAATCCTCTTTCTTCTGGATGTGAGACAGGGGACAGAGGGCCCGCAGGTTCACTTGGCCTTTAGCAAACTCCAGCCTTATGCTAAGACACAAGCTGGCAAGAAGGGTCATAAAGAGAAGGTGAACCACTCCATCAAGGAACAGTAGTTCTGGGCCCCAACTTGTAATCTCCCTAAGAGTCCCATCGTCCTTATTCCTTCTGAGACTCTGGGAGATACCAGGAGAGGAGTGTGGCACCCCTGAGGCCAGGCAAAGCATGGGGCCTGAGAGTGAGGCCagggtggaaaggaagaaggcacagCAACTTGCTTTTCTTCCTGCATCTAGTGTGTCTCCTCAGACGACAACATCCCTTCACACTCCACCTAGCTTCCTAGGCCAGGAAAAGACGTGTTACTGGGGTACAAAGGTCCATTGGGCCACGAACTGCAGTAGCCAACCAACACGTCATACCCATGGAGTATAGATGTCAGGGCTATGATGTCAGCTTCTTCTGGACACTAAAGCTGTTGtgcttccctctgcttccctccgGTCTCTGGTCTCTCTTGGAGGGTGGTGTGGGAGGCAGGAGAGTCCCGGAGAGCGGAATGCCAGCCTTCTCCACCCGAGGAGTGGTGCCAGCCACACACAGGCTCTGCACAGCGGGGCGATGGCAGAAAGCTAGACCCAGTGCAGGAGGCTCTCCCTCATATGTTCTATTCTCCAGGCAGAACAGCTGAGGGCCCTAAAGTGGAAACCTGGAGTAACCGTTGACATCCTTTTCCTGTGTTGAGTTACCCTGAAGGGACTTACAGCCTCAGGGCGTGTCCTCCCCAAGGGAAAAACCTCAGCAAGGGGCAGCATGTGCCTCGCCCTTGGCCTCACTTTTAAACAGATCAAGTGCTTATGTTCAAAGTTCAGAGGGGGACCCGTTTGATCAAcgactttgagacagggtccctgggGACCCCCAATGTCATCGCGAGGACAGGAGCTGGGCTGCTTGCCCTAGCCATCGTGAAGGAGCCTGAGAATTGGGGACATCAAGGCCGCTGGAGAAGTGCTATCCTGCTCAGGCGAGATTCCAGCAGCTGGCGTCTAGGCCCGGGCCCGCCCCGGGTGGAGGCGGAGTCCGGGGGCGGCCGCGCTCGGGGGGCGTGTCGGGGGCGGGCCCGGGGGCGGGCGCACAGCCGTAGCCCGTGGCGGAGGCGCGGGCGCGCTCAGGCCGTGTGCTGGGCGGCCCGGGCGGCCGCACCATGGAGTCGGGCACTGAGGAGTATGAGCTCAACGGCGACCTGCGCCCGGGCTCCCCCGGTTCCCCCGACGCCTTGGTAAGCTCTCAGCACCTCGCGCCCCggctgctgtgtgaccttggccgGCGCCGCCCTCTCTGGGCCCGGCACGGCAGCGGGCACCTGTGGGCGTCTGGCCCGGTTTCGCGCGGCGTCCGCACTgcggggggtggtggtggccgCAGCTTCCGGGCAAAGTCGTGCTTGACCTGTCTCTAGCGCAAGTGGTGGTCCCACGGGTCTGGGGCCAGCACAGCAGGTAGGCAGAGGCGCCGGGCGGTCTAGCTTGCTGCCGTCGCCCCGCTGTGCAGAGCCCGCGTCTGGCTGGCACCACTCCTCGGGTGGAGAAGGCTGGCATTCCGCTCTCCGGGACTCTCCTGCCTCCCACACCATCCTCCAACTTCCAACGCCTCCGGGCTGTCTCCTGCGTGCCTTGGGGTGGGCGGGAGAGGAGTCACCGCCTCCTGGTTGGAAGCTAGCACCAGGCAGACAGCTACGTCACCACACGGTGACCACACGGTCGCCTGCAGCAGCGATTAGGGGGAAACCCGTGGCTGTGTCACCTGCCTCTGAAAAACAGAACGCCACCCTCTCGATCTTCAGGGTGCTAGTTCTAGGACTGTAAGGACCTGCTTCGAGTTTGCTCTGCCTAGCCTGCTAAGGCCACAGCGATGGTCGGATGCCTGTGTCGAGGGACCATCTTTCCTGACCCCTCACCTCATAGTCTACCTCCGGGGCAGGGCCTGAGCATGCCAGGGCCGAGCTTTCACTTGTACCACCCCGCATGGCCCTCTGTCCCTATGTGACATGTTGACTTTGGACATTCCTTCTATTTccgaccccctccccccagggatggggtggggtggggtggggaattgCACCAGGCTGGGATTTTCCACAAGTCTCTGTGGTGCAAAATAAACCAGAACAGAGACTTTCTGCCCAGGTCCATATAGTGGGAACAGGGAACACCAACGTCTCCTGGGACTCCTTCAGGTGTGCCAGCTGAGACTTGGGCTCTGCCAAAATGTGTGAACACTCCGGAAGCAGCGGGCCAGGGACACCCCGGGCTGAGTTCCTTTCGGGAGCCCATCCACTGTCTGGGCCTTTTGTATGTGGGTCTACAATAAAGAACCAGTGATCTCTCTGCCTTTAAGGATAAGGGATGCAAATCAGGAACAGGTGGGCCAGTGGTTCAGATGCTGATTTGAAGGGAAACTggctgtctctgaccagcagccTCCCCCTTCAGGACTGTGTTCAGCTCTGCAGACAGCTGTGCCTCCCAAGGGAGTTCTGAGCACAGATACAGGAGAGATTGGGTTGGATTGTTCAGGGGTCACTGTCTTGGCTCTGGGAACAAGAAGGAGAGAGATATtccactccctcccccctccctccttccccccccccccacaccattTCTTTGAAGAGCCAACTAGGAGAATAAAATCAACTAAGTTAGCTTCTCAAGGGTATGCAGGGTTGCcacttgcctgcctgcctgccgtaGTGGTTAGTAAGGAgcatagaggtcagagaaggcTCCCTGTGTGGTGGAGGTGTTTGCACTGGCTTAGGGGAGGACAGATCTGGCCCTTTGGTGTGAGTGGAAGAGGGCAGGGGAACAGTACAAGTGGAGACCAGAGGCTCGTTACTGAGACCGTACAGGGTTGGGTGGAAGGGAGATTTTTGTCTAGAGTCTCTGGGGACACAGGATGCTTCTCTGAGGTGTGGCTATCTTTGAAGGCTGCCCTGCTCAATGCCTGGTCCCCCTTCCCAACCTCAGGTTCCTACCCCCCAACTTTCTAAGGCGTGTCGTGTCAGcattctgtgcctcagtttatcATCTACGGAGTGGCATAATAGTAAGTACCCCTGCTGAGTGAAAACTATATGGCTGACATAAAGGAAATTCTTGCGGCAGAGCGTGCAGTACGTGGTGGTGTTAGCTACGGAGACACTCTCCATGGTCTCATTGCTGGCATCCATAGAAGTTTGGGAAGGACAACACTGTCCCCAGGATGAGAACCCCAGGGAGCCTCGGTTTTCCCTCTGGAAAAAGGGGTGCCACTACCTCCCAGGTAGTTGAGGCCCCGCAGAGCCACCGTGGTTGGTTCCTGTCAAGTGTAACCCTGGGGAAGCTCTGCCCACACCCCTCCAGATGCTAGGTTCCCCAGAGCCGGTTCCCTGAAGGCCCTGTTAGTGTTCACAGCCTGATCCAGTCTTTGTGAATTAGCTCACTTTCGCCTGGCCCCTGGGAAACAGTAAACACCAGTTAAATGTGGAAATGCCATACTCCTACCATGACGCTGGGGACAGCTTCATGTTAGACACTGCCAGAGGGAGGTGGCTGGGATGGAACTGGACCATAACCCTGTGGCACCTGCCCTGCTTTCTTGCCCCTCGGTGAATGGAGGCTGAGGGAGCTATGGCCGTATTTCAGGTCTCTAGGTCATGGCATGTCCTGCACACTGGCCTCAGCTACCAGGAAAagctttcctattttcccctcttCTGCTTGCCTGGCAGATCCTGGGACAGTCAGGATCTTAGCCAAGTTCTAAAGGCCACCCTAGTGGGCCTCCGGGTCACTCCTGGTCAGCTCTGACCCACAGGAAGTGAGTCTGCCCAGCCCGTGGCCCAGCTGCTGTGGGGACCCCGCCTCCCGTGTTTCCTGCTGTCTCACTGGGGTTTCCTGCCGGGAATATATGTGTGAAATCAGGAGAAACTTCAGTCTTGCTTCTTGGGCTCCCGGGGCATAGGTAATGCGGGCTGGGGCACAGAAGGCTGGCACAGGTGGCTTTCTGCTGGATCTAGCTTAGGGGTGGGTATGCAGCTACTGCATCCATACCGTGGTAACCCCTACTGCCTACTGGTGTTTGACAGGGCCTCTGAGCAGTCCAGGCTGGGTCATCCAGGATTTATTTAGACTTGGACCTCTGGGTCACCTAGGACAACATTTTGGCTAATGGAAGACCTGTTCTTGGATTGGCCTTTCTTTCCTTATATCTGTCTTTGTTCCTGTCCTGGTATTGCTCAGTGACTAAAGTTACCAGGGAGAGCCAGACACTGAGAGTAAAGGAACATTTTAACCCTGCCACTTGATGTAGGGTGCCCCCCTCCCTCAGGTCAGAGCTGCTGAGCCCTGCCTTACAAAGTCCCCTGCGTTCTCCTGTCTTTTTCCTGATAAGCAGTCACCTCGATGGCTGTTGGTGTGATCAGATTGGGAATGGTGGCGTGTGTTCCTGAAGGACGGCACCCTGCTCTGTGCTGAAGATGATGGGTACAGATTCCCACTGTGCTGTGACTAAGCCTTAGGTACCCACTCCCCTCTCATGCTCTGGGCAGTCAGGTGACCCTAAGCCTCATGACGAGGCCCCCATAAGTGCAGCCCCCTGTATGGGCTGACTAACCCACGATGGTCCTTCCTGGGTTTTAGAGGAAAATAGTTCATTCTCAGCTGCTGCTGAGATTTCAGGGAACTCCCGCCTGCCCTGGTACATATTAACCAGCGTGTTTTCTCCCTGATCTGCCCAGGTCACTGGCACAAGCCTGGAAGGGTTTCCTAGCATGATCAGGCAGCTAGTTAGGCCCACAGGGCTCCCTGATCTGTGGTTGAGTGGCCCAGATACCCTTGGATCAATCCTACTGTGCATCCCAGGAGAGGCCTATGGGGCGGTCACCAGCATGGCTCAGGATCAGACCCTGGAGGTATCCTGcaatgcccccccccacccccgcccagcCTCTGTGTACTGATCCCTAGTAGAGTAATGTGTCCTATTATTCAGTTTCAGACAAGCTTCCCAGAGGGCAGCCCCAGATACAAAGGAGGGGAGACAGGCAGCAAGCATGTGGGGACACAGAGCCAGGCTGTGGAGAGGTAGAGTTTAACACCATTTAATAGCCAGCCTGCTTTGCCTTTGGGCCTGTCCCTCAGCCTGAGGCCCATATCACCATCTTACAGGGTCAAGGTAAGCAGGTGGCTGATGAGTTGTAGCCCCTGTTGGTCCCAAGGGCTCTGAGCCACCTCCGTATTAATTCCACAAGTTCTGTGACTTATCGAGACACTGAGGCTAAGACTAGCtgtcctgggggctggagagatggctcagtaggtaagagcacccgactactcttccgaaggtccagagttcaaatcccagcaaccacatggtggctcacaaccatctgtaatgagatctggcgccctcttctggagtgtctgaagacagctacagtgtacttacatataaNAAANAAANaaatcttaaaaaaaaaaaaaaaaaaaaagactagctgTCCTGAACTAAGACAGACAGCCCCCTGAGATCTCAGTCCCTTCAGAGTCTCCGCTACCGGGGCTCTGAGCCCCAAAGCGTAAGTTCACATTGCAGCCTGGCCCCTGCTTGCTGTGTGGCTTTGGGAGGAGCTTATGGTATAGAGAGACTCAGTTTGCTCCCTGAGTGAGGCCAGCAGGGGCACAGGCATTGGTGACTAAGAGTGCTGAGAGcagggggtgagggtaggggcaTTCGGTTGATCATTCATGTTGCTGTTCCTTGTGACCCTGTGGTCAGGAGGCCTTTAAGTGGTTTAGAAGCAAAAGAAACTCTCCCTGCTGCCCAGCGGCCAGCAAGCTCAGCCTTGTGGTCTCATTTCACCCATTGCAGACCTCTGCTCCAGCAACTGAGCTAACAAAAGTTTcactttttgtgtttgtgtgtgcatgcatgtgtaggcctgtttatctgtatgtgtttatgtgttatatgtatgtgttgtgtgacacatgggcatgcacacacacacagtgctcatGTGCATCCATGCATGTGTAATCTTCTACAACACATACAACTGCATATACACGTGAAATTATATacaaatgccccccccccacacacacacacggaatgtGCTCCTGAGTAAGAATTTTGACCCCAGTGAGTTTGCTATTCAAAGGGCAGCTTCCGTTGAAAGCTGGTGATTTGTCTGTTCTAGTTCGGGCTCAGGTAGCAGAGCCCGCCTGTGCCTGCCTTCTTGAACACATGACTTCAGACGCAGTTTCAGGTTAACGATACACTGTCAGCTCAGTGGCACCTGCTTTAGGCTTTCTGGCCTGCAGAAAATATTCATGTGAGTTAGGTGGACGCCTTCCCCACAGCCCTACAGCACTACTTCCATTCCCTGCATCTTTCATGAGTCTAGAAACAGGATCTTTCAGGGTGGCCCCAGGTGGCTGGCTGCCAACAGTAGGCCCTGGCCACCTCTTTCAGCTCCGTGCCCTCTCCCTGGAGGCTACGGTGCAGGGCTCGATGGCTCAGGGCAGCAGTGGACAATGGGCTAAGCCTAGGTTTGGTGAGATTTTCTTAGGTAGCTGAGAAGGAGCCCGACCAGGGCATCTTGGGAGAGCCGACTGTCTCGGTGGGAAGAGGAAGCCAGCCATTTAAAGATACCTTAAAAGGAAGCAGGCCAGCCAGAGAAGTGACCTCTCATGACAGAAGAGGGCCAGGTCCAAccaggggaatcaagggcagtaTCCTGGAAGCAGGGGCCTCCAAGGAGAACCTCAGAGCATGGGGGTATCTGGAAGGGGAAGCCCCTTTGggtagagaaatatatatatatatatatatatatatatagggccATGTAAGAGAGGTGGGAGGTGACCTGGGAAATGAGGAGGGGCAGCAGCTGAAGGGGTGCCTTCCCTTAAAGAAGCCCAGAACTATATCTCATTACTGTGAGAAACCAGGAGATACACATCCTGTTCTGCATACAGGATGGCAGTGCATCTATTGAGCACCTGCTGTGTGCTCTTGGTGCCACATAATCATGAGTAGCTGTAGCTAAACAAGGTGACCAACGTCCTGTAGGGTGATGCTGAAGCTGTAGGTGTTGTCTGTGTGGAGTGTCGCTCTGAGCGGGGTAAGGCCGAGGCTGGGAGGTGAACCAAGGCAGGATTGACCAGACCTTTGGGCTCAGCCCAGGAAGGGTTAGTTAGTTCAAGCCAGAGCCAGTATGCAGGGGCCTGTCTAGTCCCACCTCATTTCTCTTCTTGGTACCTTCAGGAACCTAGACCCTGGGGGAGGCGAAGCCAAGGGTTCATAGGCAAGGAGAAGTACCTGCTGCATGGGATGGTGAGAGATGGGCTTTCCCCGCTAGAGACCAGTGTGTGTGCAGGGCTTGGTGTTCTGCTTTCCTTCTCTACGGAACTTTATTCCAGGACATTTCCTTGGAGTAATGATCACTTGCCAGGGTTGGGGCAACAGAAGCCCTACCTACAGGGGCCTTGGCAATTCCCTGCAGCCCCAGAGAGGGTCAGAACCCTGTCCTGACCTCTTCCTGTAGCTCACCCCAGAACCCCAAATTGTTCCTATTCTGCTGACCGCCTTGCTCCCCACAGCCACCCCGCTGGGGTTTGCGGAACCGGCCCATCAATGTAAACCATTATGCCAACAAGAAGAGCGCTGCGGAGAGCATGCTGGACATCGCGCTGCTCATGGCCAACGCGTCGCAGCTGAAGGCCGTGGTGGAGCAGGGCAATGATTTCGCCTTCTTCGTGCCCCTTGTGGTCCTCATCTCTATCTCCCTCGTGCTGCAGATAGGAGTGGGCGTGCTGCTCATCTTCCTGGGTAGGACCCATGGCTGCTTGCACAGcccagggatggggagggagatgtgtgggggtgggtagaGCAGTGGTTTCACCTCAGACTCTTGGCCCTCAGGGAGTCAGGCTTATGGCCCAAGCTGTGACTCCCCACATCTGACCCTGCTCGTTGAAAGCAGAGTGAGGTTAGTGTCCTCAGGGTCTGGAAGGTGGGGTGgtgcaggggaaggggaaatcgGGTCCCTGTGGCTCCCTGCCACAAGATAGCTACTGCCAGCCAGTCCTCCCTGCCCAGACTAGCTCAGGCCTGACCCTGCTGCCTATGTCCAGTAACATAGAGCAGCCAGGTTATACAGGAGGCAAAGAAGACCCTTACCTAGGAAGCAAGGCGGAGGAAGGTCAAGAGGTGGGGCTGCAGGGAGATGTGATGTCTTAGGAGGTAAGGAGGGGACCCTGGACCAGGAGGTAAGGAGGGGACTCAGGAATGGAGAACGAAGAGTCAGGGGTTCTGGATATAAGATGACTCTGGAGCCAGATGGACCTTGGACCTGAACCAACTCCTCTTTCTGGTTCTGAGTGAAAATCCAAAATGCAGAGTATAACCTCTAAATCCCAAACTTAATCACTGGTCGTCCGTCCCCTTGCAGATGACCCACAGGTGACCGTAGGCATGGATGGATAGCGGATAGGAAAGTGGGCTGGGTTGCCAGGGCAACCTTGGTGCCTGGCCAGAGCAGACGATATCATCAGGAATGGCAAGGGCCCCACTTTCTGACCTCAGATTAATGAGGGATGTTCTGGGATCTCACGGTCTGTACCTGTGCAATGGTTGTAGTAGCAGAGCCTAAGGTAGACTGCAGGGTCTGTGAACTAGGCCTCAGAAGGAGTTCAGTTCTTCTGCCTTTGAAATGAAACCTGGCCTGGCTTAGCATCCAGAAGTGACATGTCAGCACTTAACCCGCCTGGGCCTCTCCTCCTCGTGGAGAAAGTGGCGGTTATAAAAAGGAGGGACAACCATGCCTGACTTTAGCATTTTTTCAATGGGGAACAAAACCCTAACTATGGCCAAGAGCCCTGTCCTGTTCCCTAGCCACTTCCA
It encodes:
- the Ninj1 gene encoding ninjurin-1 → MESGTEEYELNGDLRPGSPGSPDALPPRWGLRNRPINVNHYANKKSAAESMLDIALLMANASQLKAVVEQGNDFAFFVPLVVLISISLVLQIGVGVLLIFLVKYDLNNPAKHAKLDFLNNLATGLVFIIVVVNIFITAFGVQKPVMDVAPRQ